In Candidatus Methylarchaceae archaeon HK02M2, a single window of DNA contains:
- a CDS encoding FkbM family methyltransferase, producing MTPHSGGYTFYKKHRLSTRRFITIPMNILDRLLVDVPKVDLIKVDVEGAKLEVLGGSKGVIDKIDSWIIELHTRYYD from the coding sequence ATGACACCCCACTCGGGGGGTTATACCTTCTACAAAAAGCATAGACTATCGACAAGGAGATTTATCACGATCCCCATGAACATCTTGGATCGGCTCTTAGTGGATGTTCCAAAAGTAGATCTGATAAAAGTAGATGTCGAGGGAGCGAAGTTAGAGGTATTGGGAGGGTCCAAGGGAGTTATAGACAAGATCGACTCTTGGATCATAGAACTTCATACGAGGTATTATGATTAA